The following proteins are co-located in the Limanda limanda chromosome 5, fLimLim1.1, whole genome shotgun sequence genome:
- the LOC133002042 gene encoding bile salt-activated lipase-like, with protein MLLLLLLVLAVGLNSASAAKLGVVQTEGGQVQGQSHRMGLFRTVDVFKGIPFADVPGKWEKPKPHPGWSGILEATKYRDRCLQVTLLQTKTRGSEDCLYLNIFVPQGRKLATNLPVMVYLFGGAFMLGASNDAAILGDSLYDGKEMADRGGVIVVSVNYRVGTLGFLSTGDARLPGNYGLWDQHAAISWVRRNIEAFGGHPDSITLFGQSAGAASVNFQMLSPYSKGLFRRAISQCGVALSPWALQTTPMSFTRKIARKVGCLRSDEDVMLTCLKMSDPVGLTMAGKLDVLLILGKGVVMDLMEHAPVVDGDFIPDEPSRLFHHAARFDFMAGVNSMDGHMFAGVDVPSINQKNANTTVEDVRGLLAGLTKEKGSAAVASAYEAYSSHWGSFPQPDVVKKTVADIETDFLFLVPTQIALQLHANNSSGARTFSYLFNMKTRIPGFPRWVEAEHAEDLQYLFGKPYSTPLVYFPRHRDLSKHMIAYWTNFAKTGDPSKGDSRVPAAWPAFTTQRRPYLLINHQISKSSVSYDLRSDYVRYWTQTYSRLPSNKREEEEEEEGN; from the exons atgctgctgctgctgctgcttgtgttggCCGTCGGGCTGAACTCAGCCTCCGCTGCTAAG ctgggTGTGGTGCAGACGGAGGGGGGGCAGGTGCAGGGTCAGAGTCACCGGATGGGTCTGTTCAGGACTGTAGACGTCTTTAAAGGAATCCCCTTCGCTGACGTCCCTGGAAAGTGGGAGAAACCGAAACCTCATCCTGGATGGAGCG GAATCCTGGAGGCCACAAAGTATCGGGATCGCTGCCTTCAGGTGACGCTGCTGCAGACGAAAACCCGAGGCAGCGAGGACTGTCTCTACCTGAACATCTTTGTTCCACAGGGACGGAAAT tggcGACCAACCTCCCAGTGATGGTCTACCTGTTTGGCGGGGCCTTCATGTTGGGCGCCTCTAACGACGCTGCCATCCTCGGAGACTCTCTGTACGACGGGAAGGAGATGGCCGACAGGGGCGGAGTCATCGTCGTCTCCGTGAACTACAGAGTCGGGACGCTGGGGTTCCTCAGCACCGGAGACGCCCGACTGCCAG GTAACTACGGGCTGTGGGATCAGCACGCTGCCATCTCCTGGGTCCGCAGGAACATCGAGGCGTTCGGAGGTCACCCCGACAGCATCACCCTCTTCGGCCAATCAGCCGGAGCCGCCAGTGTCAACTTCCAG ATGCTGTCCCCCTACAGTAAAGGGTTATTTCGCAGAGCCATTTCCCAGTGTGGTGTGGCCCTCAGCCCCTGGGCCCTGCAGACCACCCCCATGTCCTTCACCAGGAAG ATCGCCCGTAAGGTCGGCTGTCTGAGGAGCGACGAGGACGTCATGCTCACGTGTCTGAAGATGAGCGACCCGGTCGGTCTCACCATGGCGGGAAAACTCGACGTGTTGCTCATTCTCGGAAAAG GTGTGGTTATGGATCTGATGGAACATGCTCCGGTGGTGGATGGTGATTTCATCCCTGATGAACCGAGCCGTCTCTTCCATCACGCTGCTCGCTTCGACTTCATGGCCGGAGTCAACAGCATGGACGGACACATGTTCGCCGGAGTCGACGTTCCTTCCATCAACCAAAAAAATGCAAACACCACAGT CGAGGACGTGAGGGGTCTCCTCGCAGGTCTCACAAAAGAAAAGGGGAGTGCCGCCGTTGCCTCGGCCTATGAGGCTTACTCCTCACACTGGGGATCGTTTCCACAGCCGGATGTGGTGAAGAAGACGGTGGCAGACATTGAAACCGACTTCCTGTTCCTGGTCCCCACACAGATCGCCCTCCAGCTGCATGCCAACAACTCCAG TGGAGCTCGTACCTTCTCCTACTTGTTCAACATGAAGACACGTATCCCAGGATTCCCTCGCTGGGTGGAGGCGGAGCACGCAGAGGACTTGCAATACCTATTCGGTAAACCCTACTCCACCCCACTGGTCTACTTCCCCCGACACCGGGACCTGTCCAAGCACATGATCGCATACTGGACCAACTTCGCCAAGACTGG TGATCCCAGTAAAGGCGACAGTCGAGTCCCGGCTGCTTGGCCGGCCTTCACCACGCAGCGCAGACCCTACCTGCTGATCAACCACCAGATCAGCAAGTCCTCTGTCAG CTACGACCTGAGATCAGACTACGTCAGATACTGGACTCAAACCTACAGCCGCCTGCCGTCCaacaagagagaagaagaagaagaagaagagggaaacTGA
- the LOC133001923 gene encoding LOW QUALITY PROTEIN: docking protein 2-like (The sequence of the model RefSeq protein was modified relative to this genomic sequence to represent the inferred CDS: deleted 2 bases in 1 codon): MDEDIRKQGILYLQQQRFGKKWRRVWSALYRDSPCSISRLEFFDCKDGGVEKSLRKQQEHKKVIRLSDCIRVSEVEVDGCPRDTGPFLVETTEKIYVFAAERNQVDDWTHKLCETAFPMSWTEPSVRRGSVQRGTRVEEDQGMEDNSLYSGTPTVRDFRVCVRRTEASDHCRLKGDVILRVDDDALHLLSRTRDVLFTWPFRFLRRFGRDKSTFSFEAGRRCASGEGGFEFDTKQGNFLFQLVESAIQLRRSAPPHTQTSGGGQLSPETPHNLNLPPPPQSTTLLLPPQPRNHIPPHPAAQDAVYSTVTEHHLMSHHKESSAPSLPQQRPPLCRLEPPVDQVLTGVKSLTLETRAFPVPRKTPVKMISSCPLPHAEPGPAPALGSTPSRDASQSPKLSSNPKPEQTYAQITQLAPRERGSKRERREGGGSLAPPPGHLPQINPEPEYSLPFDTIDKNIMVDFLSSHQALESGADPLYDSIDEIKIRNIIHSKDHAPEPTHRKVDHIYDEPEGCAAAATGGGNSTVPSAVYDDPEEMRGDAWRNMGTADDPKGHEYPYDPRVDDYAVPKRPKRAFPDTQDTNEEEEEDEEEVQEEEEQRDSQYTNILVKKKRLHVPSSSGSDWFPSCCRF; the protein is encoded by the exons ATGGACGAGGACATCAGGAAGCAGGGGATTCTTtacctccagcagcagaggtTTGGAAAG aagTGGAGGCGTGTGTGGAGCGCCCTCTACAGGGACAGTCCGTGCTCCATCTCCAGACTCGAGTTCTTTGACTGTAAAGATGGAGGAGTCGAGAAAAGTCTGCGCAAACAACAGGAGCACAAGAAG GTGATCCGTCTGTCAGACTGTATCCGGGTGtcggaggtggaggtggacggATGTCCCAGAGACACGGGACCGTTCCTGGTGGAGACAACAGAGAAGATTTACGTCTTCGCTGCAGAGAGAAACCAGGTGGACGACTggacacacaaactgtgtgagACAGCCTTCCCt atgagcTGGACAGAGCCCAGCGTGAGGCGAGGCAGCGTGCAGAGAGGAACCCGGGTGGAGGAGGACCAGGGGATGGAGGACAACTCCTTGTACAGTGGCACACCAACAG tgcgtgacttcagagtgtgtgtgcggaGGACGGAGGCGTCCGATCACTGCCGGCTGAAGGGAGACGTGATCCTGCGAGTGGACGATGACGCTCTTCATCTGCTCAGCAGGACACGAGACGTTCTGTTCACCTGGCCGTTCAGGTTCCTGAGACGCTTCGGACGAGACaag TCGACCTTCTCCTTTGAAGCTGGGCGGAGGTGTGCGTCCGGCGAGGGCGGTTTCGAGTTTGACACCAAACAAggcaacttcctgtttcagctGGTCGAGTCGGCCATCCAACTGCGGaggtctgcccccccccacacacagacctctgggggggggcagctgagTCCAGAGACCCCCCACAACCTCAActtgccccccccaccccagagcacgacgctgctgctgccacctCAACCCCGCAAtcacatccccccccaccctgctgCTCAG GACGCCGTGTACAGCACCGTGACGGAGCATCATCTGATGAGTCATCACAAAGAGAGCTCCGCCCCTTCACTGCCACAGCAGCGCCCCCCGCTG TGTCGTCTGGAGCCTCCTGTGGACCAGGTCCTGACCGGCGTGAAGAGCTTGACTCTGGAGACTCGGGCTTTCCCCGTCCCCCGAAAGACCCCGGTGAAGATGATCTCCAGCTGCCCTCTGCCCCACGCCGAGCCAGGCCCCGCCCCGGCCctaggctccaccccctcccgCGACGCCAGTCAGAGCCCGAAACTGAGCTCCAATCCAAAACCGGAACAGACCTACGCCCAGATCACACAGCTCGCCCCCAGAGAGCGAGGCTccaagagggagagaagggagggaggaggcagccTGGCTCCGCCCCCCGGTCACCTCCCTCAAATCAACCCGGAGCCGGAGTACTCCCTCCCCTTCGACACCATCGACAAGAACATCATGGTGGACTTCCTGAGCTCCCATCAGGCTCTGGAGTCCGGCGCCGACCCGCTTTACGACAGCATCGACGAGATCAAGATCAGAAACATCATCCACAGCAAAGACCACGCCCCCGAACCAACGCACAGGAAGGTGGATCACATCTATGACGAGCCTGAGGGctgcgccgccgccgccaccgggGGGGGGAACTCCACCGTCCCTTCCGCGGTGTACGATGACCccgaggagatgagaggagatgcCTGGAGGAACATGGGAACAGCTGATGACCCCAAAGGTCACGAGTACCCGTACGACCCCCGGGTGGACGACTACGCCGTGCCCAAACGACCCAAGAGGGCATTTCCTGACACACAGGAcaccaacgaagaagaagaagaagacgaggaggaggtg caggaggaggaggagcagcgagaCTCTCAGTACACCAACATcctggtgaagaagaagagacttCACGTCCCATCATCTTCAGGGTCGGACTGGTTTCCTTCATGTTGCAGATTTTAA